A portion of the Anser cygnoides isolate HZ-2024a breed goose chromosome 25, Taihu_goose_T2T_genome, whole genome shotgun sequence genome contains these proteins:
- the FAM72A gene encoding protein FAM72A — protein MSGPGGAFAERCVAVLCCRFCRHVLSSRGMRAALLAAPGAAPDLYSTDIPPAGTVDFIGSCYFTEICKCKLKNIACLKCGNVVGYHVISPCKPCLLSCNNGHFWMFHSQAVFGINRLDSSGANVLLWGNLPDLEENADEDVSCISEEEYIR, from the exons ATGtcggggcccggcggcgcctTCGCGGAGCGCTGCGTGGCCGTGCTGTGCTGCCGCTTCTGCCGCCACGTGCTGAGCTCCCGCGGCATGCGGGCCGCGCTGCTCGCCgcccccggcgccgcccccgACCTGTACTCCACAGACATCCCCCCCGCAGG TACTGTTGACTTCATCGGCAGCTGCTATTTTACTGAAATCTGCAAATGCAAGCTGAAGAACATCGCGTGTTTAAAGTG CGGTAACGTTGTTGGTTATCATGTGATTTCTCCCTGCAAACCTTGCCTGCTGTCCTGTAATAATGGCCACTTCTGGATGTTTCATAGCCAAGCAGTCTTTGGCATCAACAGACTAGACTCTTCTG GTGCGAATGTATTGCTCTGGGGCAACTTGCCAGATTTGGAGGAAAACGCAGATGAAGATGTGTCATGCATCTCTGAGGAGGAGTATATCAGATAG